One genomic region from Drosophila subpulchrella strain 33 F10 #4 breed RU33 chromosome 2R, RU_Dsub_v1.1 Primary Assembly, whole genome shotgun sequence encodes:
- the LOC119550124 gene encoding A-kinase anchor protein 200 — MAETVNNKPSIQIRSGLPSPLPDKSPSPAAKLLISHGKPNFTIARSPKIDENGNGNGNGGPLSAQPSANNNYNAYKSATSTAVNPQKFVVGTKFNGVFKPSNAAATWASNGNGNGSSEAENEAAKVVLRRPKLADSPPPAEAEDENVPEFIRRQRRIQERLAKENVLDFESRRSGYFTHVMISPDSPNRTSFVETMASPAIVPSLEIPAPVAEKLEEEEVQPQVAAVVTSALITEPETITSNGHTEEAVTNGHNEVAPEEVAQAIEQVNQAVAGEDEEPEVEAQPEPVPVAAERKAEEVATPAAVEAKVEVVEPAAPEQNGEKEEITPATNGHQEEAAPATNGHQEEEQAITISHTNGQSSDGPSIPTPDPSGALGVNYEPKTVVSFSQELGGGENHYPDTVKVVSEVPEGGELKELAKLKFDIKSDDQNEVQVTPVLRAD, encoded by the coding sequence ATGGCCGAGACAGTCAACAACAAGCCGAGCATACAGATCCGGAGCGGACTGCCCTCGCCGCTGCCGGACAAGAGTCCCTCGCCGGCGGCCAAGCTGCTGATCAGCCATGGAAAGCCCAACTTCACCATCGCCAGGTCGCCAAAGATCGATGAGAATGgcaacggaaacggaaatggtGGCCCACTGTCCGCCCAGCCCTCAgccaacaacaactacaatgCCTACAAGAGCGCCACCAGCACGGCGGTGAATCCCCAGAAGTTCGTAGTGGGCACCAAGTTCAATGGGGTCTTCAAGCCCTCGAATGCGGCCGCCACTTGGGCCTCcaatggcaatggcaatggcTCCTCCGAGGCGGAGAACGAGGCGGCCAAGGTCGTCCTAAGGCGACCAAAGCTGGCGGATTCACCACCACCCGCCGAGGCGGAGGACGAAAACGTGCCGGAGTTCATCAGACGCCAGCGACGCATCCAGGAGCGACTGGCCAAGGAGAATGTGCTGGACTTTGAGAGCCGGCGCAGCGGCTACTTCACGCACGTCATGATCTCGCCGGACTCGCCCAATCGCACCTCGTTCGTGGAGACCATGGCCAGTCCGGCCATCGTGCCATCCCTCGAGATTCCTGCCCCCGTGGCCGAGAAgttggaggaggaggaggtgcaGCCTCAGGTGGCCGCTGTGGTCACCTCTGCTCTGATTACTGAGCCGGAAACCATCACCAGCAATGGTCACACGGAGGAGGCAGTCACTAATGGCCACAATGAGGTGGCTCCCGAGGAGGTGGCCCAGGCCATTGAGCAGGTCAACCAGGCGGTGGCTGGCGAGGATGAGGAGCCAGAGGTGGAGGCCCAACCAGAGCCAGTTCCAGTGGCAGCTGAGAGGAAGGCGGAGGAGGTAGCCACTCCCGCTGCAGTGGAAGCCAAGGTGGAGGTGGTGGAGCCAGCTGCTCCTGAGCAAAATGGAGAGAAGGAGGAGATTACTCCAGCCACCAATGGCCACCAGGAGGAGGCAGCTCCAGCCACCAATGGCCaccaggaggaggagcaggccATCACCATTTCGCACACCAATGGCCAGAGCAGCGATGGCCCCAGCATACCCACTCCCGATCCCAGTGGCGCCCTGGGAGTGAACTACGAACCCAAGACCGTGGTCAGCTTCTCCCAGGAGCTGGGAGGCGGTGAGAACCACTATCCGGACACCGTGAAGGTGGTCAGCGAGGTGCCCGAGGGAGGAGAGCTCAAGGAGCTGGCCAAACTAAAGTTCGACATCAAGAGCGACGACCAGAACGAGGTCCAGGTGACGCCCGTTTTGAGGGCAGACTAG
- the LOC119550196 gene encoding zinc finger protein 54: MPPQLSNGQHYVESARVYMRRDSSILIKCCLCNADTFAGGKWEDFKRHLIQGHGGARQSDEDMDEIQDEVQIELTNLLEAGIGQESQLGGEQKEELFTNVEFLDEEEEAIELNSSSDEGQDQDEPRRSGHHDFILNKPNKPFYSLQHTSPGIIQYFIELLRRQEYLWSSHHGINRKDRLESSKKVAQALSHRFGCHLQPQLVNASARFLQVWFERQYVMQLSNSDFRCRHPKYYHSLLRFMPTSHISVTICEECDRRCLNERQLRLHKFRLHGGPNPNTCHVCHQGFPLASKLQQHKARYHFKPQEWQCSRCDYNAPSKWDFQQHQAMHAGQRNYTCEVCGHSCKTSSALAVHRRTHDQPRLQCPQCDRQFRENYTLKRHIRKIHEGDNARRFSCSICSRRFQAKEMLELHELVHFQREEKESHETEDPEALDSPFN, encoded by the exons ATGCCCCCACAACTTTCAAATGGCCAGCACTATGTGGAAAGTGCGCGTGTTTATATGAGAAGGGACTCCTCCATTCTGATTAAATGCTGCCTGTGCAATGCAGACACTTTTGCTGGTGGCAAGTGGGAGGATTTCAAGAGACACCTGATTCAAGGACACGGCGGAGCCCGCCAGTCGGATGAAGATATGGATGAGATCCAGGACGAGGTGCAGATAGAGCTGACCAACCTCTTAGAAGCGGGCATTGGTCAAGAATCCCAGTTGGGAGGAGAGCAGAAGGAGGAATTGTTTACCAATGTGGAGTTCCTAGATGAGGAGGAGGAAGCCATAGAACTAAACAGCTCATCGGATGAAGGGCAGGATCAGGATGAACCTAGGAGGAGTGGCCACCAT GACTTCATCCTCAATAAACCAAATAAGCCCTTTTATAGTTTGCAGCACACTAGTCCCGGAATCATTCAGTATTTTATAGAGCTCCTGCGCCGGCAGGAGTATCTCTGGAGCAGCCACCATGGAATCAACAGAAAGGATCGCTTGGAGAGCTCCAAAAAAGTGGCACAGGCGCTGTCCCACCGGTTTGGGTGCCACTTGCAGCCACAGTTAGTTAACGCCAGTGCTCGATTCCTGCAAGTCTGGTTCGAACGACAGTACGTGATGCAACTGAGCAACTCTGACTTTCGGTGCCGCCACCCAAAGTACTACCACAGCCTCCTGAGATTCATGCCCACTAGCCATATCTCGGTGACCATTTGCGAGGAGTGCGACCGGCGTTGCCTCAACGAGCGTCAGCTACGGCTACACAAGTTTCGATTGCATGGTGGACCAAATCCGAATACATGCCATGTGTGCCACCAGGGCTTTCCGCTCGCCTCAAAGCTGCAACAGCACAAGGCGCGCTACCACTTTAAGCCGCAGGAGTGGCAGTGCAGCAGATGCGACTACAATGCACCTTCCAAGTGGGACTTTCAGCAGCATCAGGCCATGCACGCCGGACAGAGGAACTACACCTGCGAGGTGTGTGGGCACAGCTGCAAGACCAGCTCCGCCTTGGCAGTCCATCGGCGCACGCACGACCAGCCGAGATTACAATGTCCCCAATGCGACCGGCAATTCCGAGAGAATTACACCTTGAAGAGGCACATCCGTAAAATCCACGAGGGCGACAATGCGCGGAGGTTTTCCTGCAGCATTTGCTCGAGAAGATTCCAAGCGAAGGAGATGCTAGAGCTGCATGAGTTGGTTCACTTCCAGAGGGAAGAAAAGGAATCGCATGAGACTGAAGATCCGGAGGCACTAGATTCACCCTTTAACTAA
- the LOC119550167 gene encoding LOW QUALITY PROTEIN: phospholipase ABHD3-like (The sequence of the model RefSeq protein was modified relative to this genomic sequence to represent the inferred CDS: inserted 1 base in 1 codon; substituted 1 base at 1 genomic stop codon) — protein MPYAIFQGRVFIHSDHGAMFYSMYVYLSNLPRLHVQCKAVVAYMVFYLIQVVKRPIIACSEGPFKQYLIRQVPTLENKYWPTFWCVESRAQTVLASLLRSKSLPHVNYRRKILYLKDGGEXALDWMEEGCDASTPCILILPGLTGESQAEYIKCLVFAAHQAGMRVVVFNNRGLGGIELKTPRLYCAANCEDLCEVIHHVRRLFPAQCKLGATGISIGGLILXNYLRRRSDEARSFLSAAKIISVPWDLHKGSASIEKPVINSLLGRHLAGSLCRTLRTHLDIYRDIYQDSDIDIQRSLRCTTIKEFDELFTAKQFGYAHVNDYYSDATLDNKLDHISMPLLCLSAADDPFQPLDAIPIKAANQCTHVAIVITARGGHIGFLEGWWPSTKDQYMGRLFTEYFTKALFDEDGEFEHTSNKMQQHKARYHFKPLEWQCSRCDYNGTFSSIRPCTPDRGTTPARCVGTAARPAPSWQSTGARTTSRAYNVLHLEESHP, from the exons ATGCCCTATGCCATTTTCCAGGGGCGTGTATTCATTCATTCGGATCACGGCGCCATGTTTTATTCGATGTACGTCTACCTGTCCAACCTGCCACGCCTCCATGTCCAGTGCAAGGCGGTGGTGGCCTATATGGTCTTTTACCTAATCCAAGTGGTCAAG CGACCAATAATCGCCTGTTCGGAGGGGCCGTTCAAGCAGTATCTGATCCGCCAGGTGCCGACGCTGGAGAACAAGTACTGGCCCACCTTCTGGTGCGTGGAGAGTCGTGCCCAGACCGTCCTTGCGAGCCTGCTGCGCTCCAAGAGTCTGCCGCACGTCAACTACCGCCGAAAGATCCTCTACTTGAAGGATGGCGGCG TGGCCCTAGACTGGATGGAGGAGGGCTGCGACGCGAGCACACCGTGTATCCTCATCTTACCGGGTCTCACCGGCGAGTCGCAGGCGGAGTACATTAAGTGCCTGGTATTCGCCGCGCACCAGGCTGGAATGCGTGTGGTGGTGTTCAACAACCGCGGACTTGGCGGCATAGAGCTGAAGACACCGCGCCTCTACTGCGCCGCCAACTGCGAGGATCTGTGCGAGGTCATCCACCATGTGCGTCGACTTTTTCCCGCACAGTGCAAGCTGGGAGCCACTGGGATCTCCATCGGTGGCTTAATTCTGTGAAACTATCTACGCCGCAGGAGCGACGAGGCCAGGAGCTTCCTGTCGGCGGCCAAGATCATCTCGGTGCCCTGGGACTTGCACAAGGGCAGTGCCAGCATCGAAAAGCCGGTGATCAACAGTCTGCTGGGACGCCACTTGGCGGGCAGTCTGTGCCGCACCCTGCGCACTCATCTCGACATCTATAGGGACATTTACCAGGACTCGGACATTGATATTCAGCGCAGCTTGCGCTGCACGACCATCAAAGAGTTCGACGAACTGTTCACGGCCAAGCAGTTTGGCTATGCCCATGTGAATGACTACTACTCGGATGCCACGCTGGACAACAAGCTAGATCACATTTCGATGCCGCTGCTCTGCCTGAGTGCTGCCGACGATCCGTTCCAGCCGCTGGATGCCATCCCCATCAAGGCGGCCAATCAGTGCACCCATGTGGCCATCGTGATCACTGCTCGTGGCGGGCACATCGGCTTCCTCGAGGGCTGGTGGCCGTCCACCAAGGACCAGTACATGGGCCGCCTTTTCACCGAGTACTTCACCAAGGCGCTGTTCGACGAGGACGGCGAGTTCGAGCATACGTCCAACAAGATGCAACAGCACAAGGCGCGCTACCACTTTAAGCCGCTGGAGTGGCAGTGCAGCAGATGCGACTACAATGGGACTTTCAGCAGCATCAGGCCATGCACGCCGGACAGAGGAACTACACCTGCGAGGTGTGTGGGCACAGCTGCAAGACCAGCTCCGTCTTGGCAGTCCACAGGCGCACGCACGACCAGCCGAGCTTACAATGTATTACACCTTGAAGAGTCACATCCGTAA
- the LOC119550168 gene encoding U7 snRNA-associated Sm-like protein LSm11, giving the protein MNDRESEDPKSSKEDAASQNPELDVCSDKFNPLRALYEPNYKVTDVVPKVLYQNLAAFESALKKFGIWQLNKRQKPEAGGGDQGASKKASSSRSADILEAPQRRFEPHQMPTTRASNKKHHRNIFTYMESTVGPLEVLKKCIPSAGPKETREKPAEIRVRVVIRKQGAVGGSVEGELVAFDKQWNLLLRNATETWKRRKYNYGEQNICDTPVDCTDRLRELGITLPKEQVKSLNRKNVEIKRDLPQILIRGENVVLVSIVAKGK; this is encoded by the coding sequence ATGAATGACAGGGAATCGGAGGACCCGAAAAGTTCAAAGGAAGATGCTGCCAGCCAAAATCCCGAACTGGACGTATGCAGTGATAAGTTTAATCCGTTGCGAGCCTTATACGAGCCCAACTACAAGGTGACGGATGTGGTCCCCAAAGTCCTCTACCAAAACCTGGCCGCCTTCGAGAGTGCGCTCAAGAAGTTCGGTATCTGGCAGTTGAACAAGCGGCAGAAACCGGAAGCCGGAGGAGGAGATCAGGGAGCATCGAAGAAGGCATCTTCCTCCAGGTCTGCAGACATCCTGGAGGCTCCTCAGCGTCGCTTCGAGCCCCATCAGATGCCCACGACTAGGGCCTCAAACAAGAAGCACCATCGCAACATATTCACCTACATGGAGAGCACTGTCGGTCCCCTGGAAGTCCTTAAGAAGTGCATTCCTTCGGCCGGCCCCAAGGAAACTAGGGAGAAACCCGCAGAGATTCGAGTTAGGGTGGTGATCCGCAAACAGGGAGCAGTGGGCGGCAGCGTCGAGGGTGAACTGGTGGCCTTTGACAAGCAGTGGAACCTGCTCCTGCGAAACGCCACCGAAACCTGGAAGCGACGAAAGTACAATTACGGAGAACAGAACATATGCGACACACCTGTTGATTGCACAGACCGGCTCAGGGAGCTGGGAATCACTCTTCCCAAGGAACAAGTCAAAAGTTTAAACCGGAAGAACGTGGAGATAAAGCGAGATCTGCCACAGATCCTAATACGCGGCGAAAATGTGGTTCTAGTTAGTATAGTAGCTAAGGGAAAATAA
- the LOC119550420 gene encoding mitochondrial amidoxime-reducing component 1, with product MATGGSNATFDLSTKTLVGVGVGLVAVGGASYLLYRHLTRDVMPQKWRRVGTVERVHFFPVKSCAPLQISKTGVEYDCDVLSMSFEGIRDRTLMVVNDKNEMVTARVYPHMTQIQSKKVSPSKLIFSAQGLPDLELDFESLEGPGKDVHTSVWGVPVDVMPCGDRINKWFSQAILQKESGLKLVHYPYPKPVRSTNPRLKDMPFIRQEDSGTFNDATSFMLMNLSSVADLNTRLKNPVDALQFRGNFELKMDVDEPYAEDNWQWLRIGDDAVFRTVAPCTRCILPNINVKTAERDADGEPLKTLRSYRLFNYSSPALGIHLGLRLPGKVKANDVVYVGEK from the exons ATGGCAA CCGGTGGAAGCAACGCGACCTTTGACCTCAGTACTAAGACCCTAGTGGGCGTAGGCGTAGGCCTGGTAGCGGTGGGCGGGGCCAGTTACCTCTTGTACCGCCACCTGACCCGCGATGTGATGCCCCAAAAGTGGCGACGCGTGGGCACCGTGGAGAGGGTCCACTTCTTTCCCGTCAAGTCCTGTGCTCCTCTGCAGATCTCCAAGACCGGAGTGGAGTACGACTGCGATGTGCTGAGCATGTCCTTTGAGGGAATAAGGGATCGTACCTTGATGGTGGTCAACGACAAGAACGAAATGGTCACTGCTCGCGTATATCCCCACATGACCCAGATCCAATCGAAGAAGGTGTCGCCCAGCAAGCTGATCTTTAGCGCCCAGGGCTTGCCCGACCTGGAGTTGGACTTTGAGAGCCTGGAGGGTCCTGGAAAGGATGTGCACACATCCGTTTGGGGCGTTCCCGTGGATGTGATGCCCTGCGGAGATCGGATCAACAAGTGGTTCTCACAGGCCATCCTGCAGAAGGAGAGCGGCCTCAAGCTGGTTCACTACCCCTATCCAAAGCCAGTGAGGAGCACCAATCCGCGACTCAAGGACATGCCCTTTATAAGACAGGAGGATTCG GGCACCTTCAACGATGCCACCAGTTTTATGCTGATGAACCTATCTTCGGTAGCTGATCTCAACACTCGGCTAAAAAATCCTGTGGATGCCCTCCAGTTCCGGGGTAACTTTGAGCTGAAAATGGACGTGGATGAGCCCTATGCCGAGGACAACTGGCAATGGCTGCGTATTGGCGATGATGCTGTCTTCCGTACGGTGGCGCCTTGCACGCGCTGCATCCTTCCGAACATAAATGTGAAGACTGCTGAGAGGGACGCCGATGGGGAGCCACTGAAGACGCTGAGAAG CTACCGCTTGTTCAACTACAGCTCTCCGGCTCTGGGCATCCATTTGGGTCTTCGGCTTCCGGGCAAGGTCAAGGCAAACGATGTGGTGTACGTGGGGGAGAAGTGA
- the LOC119550422 gene encoding vesicle-associated membrane protein 7: protein MPILYSVISRGTTVLAKYADCVGNFAEVTEHIIGRIGVHNHKMTYTHGDYLIHYTCENKLVYMCITDNEFERSRAFLFLADVKQKFIQTYGLQVATAIAYSMNTEFSKILADQMNYFSQSREVDTISRVHGQIDELKDIMVKNIDSLRDRGEKLELLVNKTENLSNNSVAFRKASRNLARQMFWKNIRIYVVVGLVITFVVYVIVSMACGGLAWQSCV from the exons ATGCCGATACTATATAGTGTAATATCGCGGGGCACCACCGTGCTGGCCAAGTATGCGGACTGCGTCGGCAACTTCGCCGAAGTGACGGAGCACATCATCGGCCGGATCGGGGTGCATAACCACAAGATGACCTACACACACGGCGACTACCTGATCCACTACACCTGCGAGAACAAGCTGGTCTACATGTGCATCACCGACAAC GAGTTCGAGCGTTCGCGGGCCTTCCTCTTCTTGGCGGACGTCAAGCAGAAGTTCATCCAGACTTATGGCCTTCAGGTGGCCACCGCCATTGCCTACTCCATGAACACCGAGTTCTCCAAGATCCTGGCCGACCAAATGAACTACTTCAGTCAGTCCCGGGAGGTAGACACCATTTCGCGGGTTCATGGGCAGATAGACGAGCTAAAAGACATCATGGTTAAAAATATTG ACAGTCTGCGAGATCGCGGCGAGAAACTGGAGCTGCTGGTCAACAAGACCGAAAACTTGAGCAATAAT TCCGTTGCATTCCGCAAGGCCTCGCGGAACTTGGCGCGACAAATGTTCTGGAAGAACATCCGCATCTACGTGGTGGTGGGCCTGGTGATAACCTTTGTTGTCTACGTCATCGTGAGCATGGCCTGTGGTGGCCTCGCCTGGCAGTCCTGTGTCTAG
- the LOC119550418 gene encoding stimulator of interferon genes protein isoform X1: MFGEMAIANAVEEAGNAVRAEKSRKCFYLKKMIGEYIDTSVRIVATVFLADLLQRLYRCVVEYVRYSRYYLPEDRVWTILRRSYTYNTKSTFLLVAYLLVGFARISVTGNCKGVVPTMLFLVHMPLYWIFSDLGQSTLSYSHWIRDSHGLDYAAGMASNYFHGYLKLSLPERKEDGLHHRMQLYEDQNNITFGINRLVILIPDEMFVNGVLESDLLDKAEPLETKFINRAGVNRPFKHAVYRLNQKVNGKTYYFAIEGATPMLSFFDAMQSNLSATWQMKELKREIWLKFYKHLKELITTWPETRNLVELIIYSSHDSNGNLIDVGELLKAHMQNKTRTIEELTD; this comes from the exons ATGTTCGGGGAAATGGCAATCGCAAATGCCGTAGAAGAAGCGGGGAACGCAGTTCGCGCGGAGAAGAGCaggaaatgtttttatttgaaaaagatGATAGGAGAGTACATAG ACACCTCGGTTCGCATTGTGGCCACCGTCTTTCTGGCTGACCTTTTGCAGCGCCTGTATCGCTGTGTCGTCGAATATGTCCGATACAGCCGGTACTATCTGCCCGAGGACCGGGTGTGGACGATCCTCCGACGCTCGTACACATACAACACCAAGTCCACCTTTCTGCTGGTGGCCTACCTCCTCGTGGGTTTCGCCCGCATCTCGGTTACCGGAAATTGCAAAGGCGTAGTGCCCACCATGCTGTTCCTGGTCCACATGCCGCTCTACTGGATCTTCAGCGATCTGGGTCAGAGCACCCTGAGCTACTCCCACTGGATACGGGACTCCCACGGACTGGACTACGCGGCCGGAATGGCCTCCAACTACTTCCACGGCTACCTTAAACTTTCACTGCCCGAACGCAAGGAAGATGGACTCCATCACCGAATGCAACTTTATGAG GACCAGAACAACATCACCTTTGGCATAAATCGACTGGTTATTCTTATTCCCGACGAAATGTTTGTCAATGGCGTGCTCGAAAGCGATTTACTGGATAAAGCTGAG CCCCTGGAGACGAAGTTCATAAACCGAGCCGGCGTGAATCGTCCCTTTAAACATGCTGTCTACAGACTGAACCAAAAGGTTAATGGCAAGACCTACTACTTTGCTATCGAGGGGGCCACGCCCATGCTGTCCTTCTTCGATGCCATGCAGTCCAACCTGTCGGCCACCTGGCAGATGAAGGAGCTGAAGCGGGAGATCTGGCTTAAGTTCTACAAGCACTTGAAGGAGCTCATTACCACGTGGCCGGAGACCCGTAATTTAGTGGAGCTGATCATCTACAGCT caCATGATTCTAATGGGAACCTCATAGATGTTGGGGAATTGCTTAAAGCCCATATGCAAAACAAAACGAGGACTATTGAAGAACTTACCGACTAG
- the LOC119550418 gene encoding stimulator of interferon genes protein isoform X2: MLFLVHMPLYWIFSDLGQSTLSYSHWIRDSHGLDYAAGMASNYFHGYLKLSLPERKEDGLHHRMQLYEDQNNITFGINRLVILIPDEMFVNGVLESDLLDKAEPLETKFINRAGVNRPFKHAVYRLNQKVNGKTYYFAIEGATPMLSFFDAMQSNLSATWQMKELKREIWLKFYKHLKELITTWPETRNLVELIIYSSHDSNGNLIDVGELLKAHMQNKTRTIEELTD; this comes from the exons ATGCTGTTCCTGGTCCACATGCCGCTCTACTGGATCTTCAGCGATCTGGGTCAGAGCACCCTGAGCTACTCCCACTGGATACGGGACTCCCACGGACTGGACTACGCGGCCGGAATGGCCTCCAACTACTTCCACGGCTACCTTAAACTTTCACTGCCCGAACGCAAGGAAGATGGACTCCATCACCGAATGCAACTTTATGAG GACCAGAACAACATCACCTTTGGCATAAATCGACTGGTTATTCTTATTCCCGACGAAATGTTTGTCAATGGCGTGCTCGAAAGCGATTTACTGGATAAAGCTGAG CCCCTGGAGACGAAGTTCATAAACCGAGCCGGCGTGAATCGTCCCTTTAAACATGCTGTCTACAGACTGAACCAAAAGGTTAATGGCAAGACCTACTACTTTGCTATCGAGGGGGCCACGCCCATGCTGTCCTTCTTCGATGCCATGCAGTCCAACCTGTCGGCCACCTGGCAGATGAAGGAGCTGAAGCGGGAGATCTGGCTTAAGTTCTACAAGCACTTGAAGGAGCTCATTACCACGTGGCCGGAGACCCGTAATTTAGTGGAGCTGATCATCTACAGCT caCATGATTCTAATGGGAACCTCATAGATGTTGGGGAATTGCTTAAAGCCCATATGCAAAACAAAACGAGGACTATTGAAGAACTTACCGACTAG
- the LOC119550421 gene encoding origin recognition complex subunit 6 has protein sequence MTTLIEQLITKMGLREEPNVMEKTTELVRLLELRSTNVPLQINEYGKIVLCADLASCLLGIGFDKEQALKLSGLRRSHYLNNKRMFEKLLDLNKLASVNDICVQLGLNEVTRKAEELMTLFKAVAATEDTGTDTTHPQYAAMAVFQACRLLKKKVSKTKLMPFSNLRPTQFQQLEQQWTLMIAKHHKEGKGLASSDLDGKLKESQQENIKGQEGKKAQKPQTEDYDTWKARMLATAQARLKEQESSQSNLEA, from the exons ATGACTACTTTAATAGAACAGTTGATAACAAAGATGGGCCTGCGGGAGGAGCCCAATGTGATGGA GAAAACCACTGAATTGGTGCGACTACTGGAGCTGCGCTCCACAAATGTCCCCCTGCAGATCAACGAGTACGGCAAGATAGTCCTGTGCGCAGACCTCGCCTCATGTCTGCTGGGCATCGGGTTCGACAAGGAGCAGGCCCTTAAGTTGTCTGGATTGCGCCGGAGCCACTACCTCAACAACAAGCGGATGTTCGAGAAGCTCCTGGACCTGAACAAGCTGGCCAGTGTGAACGACATATGTGTGCAGCTGGGCCTCAACGAGGTGACCCGCAAGGCTGAGGAGCTGATGACCCTCTTCAAGGCCGTGGCGGCCACCGAGGACACGGGCACCGACACCACCCATCCGCAGTACGCAGCCATGGCCGTCTTCCAGGCCTGTCGCCTGCTCAAGAAAAAGGTCTCCAAGACCAAGCTCATGCCCTTCAGCAACCTTCGTCCCACCCAGTTCCAACAGCTCGAGCAGCAGTGGACTCTCATGATAGCCAAGCACCACAAAGAGGGAAAAGGACTAGCGTCCTCCGATTTGGATGGGAAACTCAAGGAAAGTCAGCAGGAGAATATCAAGGGCCAAGAGGGCAAGAAGGCGCAGAAGCCTCAGACGGAGGACTACGATACATGGAAGGCGCGAATGCTGGCCACAGCGCAGGCTCGGCTGAAGGAACAGGAAAGTTCGCAGAGTAATCTGGAGGCTTAG
- the LOC119550138 gene encoding proteasome subunit alpha type-3, whose product MSTIGTGYDLSASQFSPDGRVFQIDYASKAVEKSGTVIGIRGKDAVVLAVEKIITSKLYEPDAGGRIFTIEKNIGMAVAGLVADGNYVADIARQEAANYRQQFEHAIPLKHLCDRVAGYVHAYTLYSAVRPFGLSIIFASWDEVEGPQLYKIEPSGSSFGYFACASGKAKQLAKTEMEKLKPDMKIDDLVKSAGEIIYKVHDELKDKDFRFEMGLVGRVTDGLHRINPPELTEKARNAGDAANKEDDSDNETH is encoded by the exons ATGAGTACTATTGGCACCGGA TACGACCTGTCGGCCTCGCAGTTCTCGCCGGATGGCCGCGTTTTCCAGATCGACTACGCCTCGAAGGCGGTGGAGAAGAGCGGCACCGTGATCGGGATCCGGGGCAAGGACGCCGTGGTGCTGGCCGTGGAGAAGATCATCACCAGCAAGCTGTACGAGCCGGACGCCGGCGGGCGCATCTTCACCATCGAGAAGAACATTGGCATGGCGGTGGCTGGTTTGGTGGCCGATGGAAACTATGTGGCGGACATCGCCCGCCAGGAGGCGGCCAACTACAGGCAGCAGTTCGAGCACGCCATTCCGCTGAAGCATCTGTGTGACCGCGTCGCCGGATATGTCCATGCCTACACCCTGTACAGCGCCGTCCGCCCCTTTGGGCTGTCGATCATATTCGCCTCCTGGGACGAGGTCGAGGGCCCACAGCTCTACAAGATCGAGCCATCCGGCTCCTCCTTCGGCTACTTCGCCTGCGCCAGCGGCAAGGCCAAGCAGCTGGCCAAGACGGAGATGGAGAAGCTCAAGCCGGACATGAAGATCGACGATCTGGTGAAGAGCGCCGGTGAAAT CATCTACAAGGTCCATGACGAGCTTAAGGACAAGGACTTCCGCTTCGAAATGGGTTTGGTGGGCAGGGTTACCGATGGGCTGCATCGCATCAATCCCCCAGAACTGACTGAGAAGGCGCGGAATGCCGGAGATGCCGCCAACAAGGAGGATGACAGCGACAACGAGACGCATTAG